In Planctomicrobium piriforme, a genomic segment contains:
- a CDS encoding phosphoenolpyruvate carboxylase, which translates to MDPSQYVPGLERLVDLLELVVREQVGDSLTSTMRRLRRLTLERRAGLDGSEERFLSELGKMSFADLRLIVRWLSMYFDLANLAEDDHRVHVLNHRAAQARKQKVDPPESIGSAIQTLRKMDISADSLQGWLDQLAIIPVFTAHPSEAKRKTTRELLRRIRTQLTNLNEDPYGEPAEQMVCDLTLLWQTDSLRPARPDVISEVKRGVYFAESLWDVVPAIYREMRTALSRCYPDHCFDVKPFVQFGSWIGGDRDGHPFVTSSVTSQTLGIMRLAALQRHQQYCHSLLSVITISEHQAHAAESLVKGLEDACTASPTFEKRISRVSPLEIHRRWLRLIEYRLEASIRPDHPEAKSIGYASSAGFLKDVTLLRDSLQAAQGERIAERYLQPWIDQIETFGFHFASLDIRQDSRTHQQCAREILFPDGPKDQDVTYDELVDMLARSSFPTTLDESRLSDTAKENIATFQVIAEAFAQGNPNAFAGYIISMTQAASDVLALLCLWKFAWSRVGGGQPLPHLPIIPLFETITDLENAPGILTQLLQTKVYRDYLTEIGNSNQIVMVGYSDSTKDGGYLTAAWGLHEALEAMTQVAKKEKVHLTFFHGRGGSLGRGGGPAARAIHSLPPESVGGRLRITEQGEILAERYDNPVIAQRHLEQLTQATLLVSAGKRAAIDPAWEAALRGMSAGSFKTYRQLVEHPGFLEYFDSATPITEIESLNIGSRPARRGARRSLKDLRAIPWIFAWTQSRHLMPAWFGLGTSLRKFGDENETGWATLQTMYRDWMFFRAVIDNAELALAKSDMQIAASYAAMAGDAAREVFTIIDREFRITRGSICLIKGQNELLEDTKWLAESIRNRNPYVDALNLIQIHLRRVLRAGSESLSDEQQETIKDLSRLTIQGIAAGLRTTG; encoded by the coding sequence ATGGACCCCTCTCAGTACGTCCCAGGTCTGGAACGACTCGTTGATCTTTTGGAACTGGTGGTCCGTGAACAGGTTGGGGATTCTCTGACCAGCACCATGCGCCGCCTGCGGCGGCTGACGCTCGAACGTCGCGCCGGACTCGATGGTTCGGAAGAACGGTTCCTCTCGGAACTGGGCAAGATGTCGTTCGCGGATCTGCGGTTGATCGTCCGCTGGCTGAGCATGTACTTCGATCTCGCCAATCTCGCGGAAGACGATCACCGCGTCCACGTTCTCAACCACCGTGCGGCCCAGGCACGGAAGCAGAAAGTCGATCCCCCGGAATCGATCGGATCGGCGATTCAGACGCTGCGAAAAATGGACATCTCGGCCGACTCCCTGCAGGGCTGGCTCGATCAACTGGCGATCATTCCGGTGTTCACCGCACATCCCTCGGAAGCGAAGCGGAAGACGACCCGCGAACTGCTCCGACGTATTCGCACGCAGTTGACCAATCTGAATGAAGACCCGTACGGCGAGCCTGCGGAGCAGATGGTCTGCGACCTGACGCTGTTGTGGCAGACCGATTCGCTGCGTCCTGCCCGACCAGACGTCATCAGTGAAGTGAAACGGGGAGTCTACTTTGCGGAATCGTTGTGGGACGTCGTTCCAGCGATCTACCGCGAGATGCGCACGGCCCTGAGCCGCTGTTACCCGGACCATTGTTTCGACGTGAAGCCGTTCGTGCAGTTCGGCTCATGGATTGGCGGCGACCGCGACGGACACCCGTTCGTGACGTCGAGCGTGACGTCCCAGACCTTGGGGATCATGCGTCTGGCCGCGCTGCAACGGCATCAGCAGTATTGCCATTCGCTGCTGTCGGTGATCACGATTTCCGAACATCAGGCGCATGCGGCGGAAAGTCTGGTCAAAGGGCTTGAAGACGCTTGCACCGCGTCACCGACTTTCGAGAAGAGAATCTCGCGGGTCTCGCCGCTGGAAATCCATCGAAGATGGTTGCGGCTGATTGAGTACCGACTCGAGGCGTCGATTCGGCCCGATCATCCCGAGGCGAAGAGCATCGGCTACGCCAGCTCGGCCGGGTTCCTGAAAGATGTGACGCTGCTGCGCGACAGCCTGCAGGCGGCCCAGGGAGAGCGAATCGCCGAACGCTACCTGCAGCCGTGGATCGATCAGATCGAGACGTTCGGGTTTCACTTCGCTTCGCTGGATATCCGGCAGGATTCGCGGACGCATCAGCAGTGTGCTCGAGAAATCCTGTTTCCGGACGGACCGAAGGATCAGGACGTCACCTACGACGAACTCGTCGACATGCTGGCGCGGTCTTCGTTCCCCACGACGCTCGATGAAAGCCGGTTGTCGGACACGGCGAAAGAAAACATCGCGACGTTTCAGGTCATTGCCGAAGCCTTTGCGCAGGGGAATCCCAACGCGTTTGCCGGGTACATCATCAGCATGACGCAGGCGGCTTCGGATGTTCTGGCCCTGCTGTGCCTGTGGAAGTTCGCCTGGTCACGGGTGGGCGGAGGCCAGCCGTTGCCGCACCTGCCGATCATTCCGCTCTTCGAGACGATCACCGACCTGGAGAACGCGCCTGGGATTCTGACGCAACTCTTACAGACCAAAGTGTACCGCGACTACCTCACAGAGATCGGGAACTCCAACCAGATCGTGATGGTCGGTTATTCCGACAGCACGAAGGACGGCGGTTACCTGACCGCGGCCTGGGGTCTGCACGAAGCACTGGAAGCGATGACGCAGGTGGCGAAGAAGGAAAAGGTTCACCTGACGTTCTTCCATGGTCGCGGCGGCTCGCTGGGACGCGGGGGCGGACCGGCTGCACGGGCGATTCATTCGCTGCCGCCAGAGTCGGTCGGCGGACGTTTGCGGATTACCGAACAGGGAGAAATTCTGGCCGAGCGATATGACAATCCCGTCATCGCGCAGCGGCATCTCGAACAGCTCACGCAGGCGACTTTGCTGGTGAGCGCCGGAAAACGTGCGGCTATCGACCCCGCGTGGGAAGCGGCGCTACGCGGGATGTCGGCCGGTTCTTTCAAGACTTATCGTCAGCTCGTGGAGCATCCCGGATTTCTGGAGTACTTCGACTCGGCGACTCCCATCACTGAGATCGAGAGCCTGAATATTGGCTCGCGCCCGGCTCGTCGCGGGGCGAGAAGGTCGCTGAAAGATTTACGGGCGATTCCCTGGATCTTCGCCTGGACGCAGTCGCGGCATCTGATGCCTGCCTGGTTTGGCCTGGGAACGTCGCTGAGGAAATTTGGCGATGAGAACGAGACCGGCTGGGCCACGCTGCAGACCATGTACCGCGACTGGATGTTCTTCCGGGCGGTCATCGACAACGCTGAACTCGCGCTCGCCAAGTCGGACATGCAGATCGCCGCGAGCTATGCCGCGATGGCCGGCGACGCCGCCCGAGAGGTGTTCACGATCATCGACCGCGAATTTCGCATCACTCGCGGCAGCATCTGTCTCATCAAGGGGCAGAATGAATTGCTCGAAGACACGAAATGGCTGGCCGAATCGATCCGCAACCGCAACCCGTATGTCGACGCGCTGAACCTGATTCAGATTCACCTCCGCCGCGTGCTGCGCGCCGGCAGCGAATCGCTCAGCGATGAGCAGCAGGAGACGATCAAAGACTTAAGCCGCCTGACGATTCAAGGCATCGCAGCGGGACTGCGAACGACAGGGTAG
- a CDS encoding dCTP deaminase domain-containing protein, whose protein sequence is MDQVEHRPDSGVLTGVEIAACLNELMKFGSGECVESCSYDMRVGTIFRGSDRISHESSHDSKVIQILPGEFVYIYTMEELTLGYDMIATAYAMNSLSSKGLLVINPGHVDPGFRGPLTVTAWNLNNKPQAIEVGDKMITVLFNRLSENANPFSRNKSRVDRERAFTKHVSTEASIGIAQLIEKNSASQLVTNADLEAVKREISNSPLNWISLIIAIVGLIIAILSVFSSDAQVVQQFPASSAILNQPSRPTFNENSSDGSGPIQPAITPEPTIRNPLP, encoded by the coding sequence ATGGATCAAGTTGAACACCGCCCTGACTCAGGGGTTCTGACAGGAGTGGAGATCGCGGCATGCCTCAATGAATTGATGAAATTTGGGAGCGGAGAATGCGTTGAAAGTTGCAGCTACGACATGCGAGTTGGGACCATTTTTAGGGGGTCAGATAGAATATCTCATGAGTCGAGCCATGATTCCAAAGTCATTCAAATCCTGCCAGGTGAGTTCGTCTATATATATACAATGGAAGAGCTCACCTTGGGTTATGACATGATAGCGACGGCCTACGCGATGAATAGTTTGAGTTCCAAAGGACTGTTGGTTATCAATCCGGGGCATGTGGATCCAGGTTTTCGCGGGCCGCTAACCGTAACTGCGTGGAATCTCAATAACAAACCTCAAGCGATTGAGGTTGGTGACAAAATGATCACAGTGTTGTTTAACCGGCTCTCGGAGAACGCCAACCCGTTCAGTCGAAATAAATCTCGTGTTGATCGGGAACGTGCGTTTACAAAGCATGTTTCGACTGAGGCGTCGATTGGAATTGCGCAACTAATTGAGAAAAACTCGGCCTCACAGCTTGTGACAAATGCTGACCTGGAAGCAGTGAAGCGAGAAATTTCGAATTCTCCGCTAAATTGGATCTCGCTCATCATCGCCATAGTGGGTTTGATTATTGCCATATTGTCTGTTTTTTCCTCTGATGCCCAAGTCGTTCAACAGTTTCCCGCCTCTTCGGCTATTTTGAATCAGCCCTCTCGCCCAACTTTCAATGAGAACTCATCGGATGGTTCAGGCCCGATTCAGCCCGCGATCACGCCTGAGCCAACCATTCGTAACCCGTTGCCTTGA
- a CDS encoding bestrophin-like domain — MSFLAAGIVFAFTAGGVLLGMWLHTVLPPSHKEPESKEVIKIATGLLATLAALVLGLLVASAKSSFDAQETGFQELAANVLVLDRLLSHCGPEADPARAALRKAVESTVDHLWPANGTPATALDNEQISAAGHAAYAAIRDMSPKDDAARAVQSQALAMTTDLARTRWMLSEQHDSQSSIPFLIVLIFWLTVIYCSFGLFAPRNGIALAVLLLCALSSAGAVFLIVDLNQPNGGLIQVSSTPLRYALSQLGK; from the coding sequence ATGTCTTTTCTTGCCGCCGGAATTGTCTTTGCATTTACAGCCGGCGGCGTGCTCCTGGGGATGTGGCTGCACACGGTACTGCCCCCTTCACATAAAGAGCCTGAGTCCAAAGAAGTGATCAAGATCGCGACCGGCCTGCTTGCCACGCTGGCGGCCTTGGTGCTTGGGCTGCTGGTCGCTTCCGCGAAGAGTTCCTTCGATGCCCAGGAGACAGGCTTTCAAGAACTTGCGGCGAATGTCCTGGTCCTGGATCGCCTGTTGTCGCACTGTGGCCCCGAGGCCGATCCCGCTCGGGCCGCACTCCGGAAAGCCGTCGAGTCGACGGTCGACCATCTTTGGCCAGCCAACGGCACGCCGGCAACCGCCCTCGACAACGAGCAGATCTCGGCGGCGGGTCATGCCGCCTACGCCGCCATTCGCGACATGTCCCCAAAGGATGACGCCGCCCGCGCAGTGCAATCCCAGGCGTTGGCGATGACCACCGACCTGGCGCGCACACGCTGGATGCTCAGCGAGCAGCACGACAGCCAGAGTTCGATCCCGTTTCTGATCGTGCTGATCTTCTGGCTCACCGTGATTTACTGCAGCTTCGGACTCTTCGCACCCCGCAATGGCATTGCACTCGCTGTGTTGCTGCTGTGTGCGCTGTCATCGGCCGGTGCGGTCTTCCTGATCGTCGACTTGAACCAGCCGAACGGCGGACTGATTCAAGTCTCCAGCACCCCGCTGCGATATGCCTTGTCACAACTCGGCAAGTAG
- a CDS encoding DUF4177 domain-containing protein, translating into MSIAYRCECGKNLQIKSSLAGQIGTCPSCQQTFTVPSADSLVGNEVSLEGLKPHGVQSPRATLPLKDDLAVLLERVVGLLEENREKWHWLLDCNKSLEQITASLEAKSGTVESSPNQSRRQYKVLTQKDKWFSGKFDPEALERAINAYADQGWRVRSMATASFPGFGGHREEIVLLLERDDV; encoded by the coding sequence ATGTCGATCGCGTATCGTTGTGAGTGCGGTAAAAATCTTCAAATCAAATCAAGTCTTGCAGGACAGATCGGCACATGCCCAAGTTGCCAGCAAACATTCACAGTTCCATCTGCTGATTCACTTGTTGGAAACGAAGTCTCTCTTGAAGGGCTGAAGCCGCATGGCGTCCAGTCGCCTCGCGCGACATTACCACTTAAGGACGACTTGGCAGTACTGCTCGAAAGAGTTGTCGGCCTTCTTGAAGAAAATAGAGAGAAATGGCACTGGCTTTTGGACTGCAATAAATCCTTGGAGCAAATTACCGCATCATTGGAAGCAAAAAGTGGAACGGTTGAGAGTTCTCCGAATCAATCACGTCGGCAATACAAGGTACTCACTCAAAAAGACAAATGGTTCTCCGGGAAGTTTGACCCTGAGGCATTGGAACGAGCGATCAACGCTTATGCCGATCAAGGTTGGCGCGTGCGAAGTATGGCAACTGCATCCTTTCCTGGGTTTGGGGGCCACCGAGAAGAGATCGTTCTGCTTCTGGAGAGAGATGATGTATGA